Genomic window (Chloroflexota bacterium):
TTTGTTGGCCGCGATATAGCCAGGCCCACCGGTCACCATGCCTCCAGGATAGGTCGAGGCGCCACACAGGTAGAGGCCTTCGATCGGTGTCTTGGAGGTGGAGCACTCAATATTGGGGCGGTTGAAGCCCAACTGCATGGGCGTGTAGTCACCATGCTTTACCCCACCGCGACGCATGTTGGGAAAACGTATCTCGATATCCACCGGGCTCTCACCATTCAGCATCATTATGCTCTCTCGCTTCATGTTGGGAGCGGCTTTATGCCATTTGTCCAGTGTGGCCTCTTGTAGCTCCTGTCCCCGCTTCTCCCAGCCGCCTTCGATGTCATAAGGGGCATGCATCTGGAAGAAGGAGACCTTACCAGTCGGCATCCGCACCAAATGCGGGTCCCAGAAGCTCTCGCAGGTGACGTGGCCCCCAAAGTTCTTGTCCAGCTTGCCCTTCATCACGTTCTTCCAGTGGGCCACCACCTGGTCAGTGCTCTCGAAGCCGATAACAGTCATGAAGCTCTCGTTGGCCCAGGGGTCATCGCACTGGTATTTCGGCATCTCCGTAGAGACGACGTGCAGGGTATAGTAGCTCCATTTGTCGTACTTCCAGTTCTCGAAGCACTCATTCATGATCTGAAGAGGGCTCTTTTCGTTGAGTTCCAGTAGTTCCCGTCCTATTTCGGTGCGCTGCATGCTGACAATCAGGTCCAGAGAGGGCTTGGGGGGCAAATAGGTGGCTGGCCCCACTATCTCATCCATCATCCGCTGCCAGACATGAGCATGCTTCCCGAAGGCCTTGGCATCCTTTTGGGAAAACTTCAGGATGGAGTCGACGGTGTCCTCTAACATGCGCGTCAGGAGCAGGGTGCTCCCATCGCCGAAAACCATGGCCATTTGCAGGTTGGGCTTGATCCACACCAAAGCATGGCGGTCCAGGTTGAAGTCCTTTATGGCAGGCATATAGTCTACCATCATATGGTAGATGGCATGCATGTTGGAGTAATAGCCGGGGAAGAGGATTTCCTCGGTGGCCAACCCTCCGCCCACCTCGTAGCGGCGCTCGATGATGGCCACCTTGGCTCCGGCCCTGGCCAGATAGGCTGCGGTCATCAGGCCATTGGGGCCGGCTCCAATGACAACCACATCCCAGTTGCTCTCGGTAGGGAACTCGTCAAATACTTTCCCGACAATCCCTTCCATTTATCTCCTCCTTATTTTACGGACGCCTGGCCGATTTCTTTCCCTGCTGGGGGATGTACCACGGTGATGGATACCACCATGGACCGGGTTCAGCGATACCGTCCTCGATGAGGGTGTGCATCAGGTTGTAGGCAACAGCCATGATGCACAAACCGCCGGGATGGGCCGATGACTGGTGGCCAAGATAAAGCCCGTCGATGGGAGTGCGGTATCGAGCCAACTCGGGCAAAGGACGCTGGTTCCACCACTCGTCTTTGCAGGGGCGGACTCCATACCAGGAGCCACCCAGCATCCCGGTGTTGCGAAACTCCTGATCATAGGGAGTCTCCAGAAACTCAGCCACAACGTTATCCGAGTTGAGGTTTTCAACGTACTGACTCACTACGGTGCGCATATATTCCAGGATTTCAGCCCTCTTCCGGTGCTGCGCGTCGTGGCCATCTGGCTGGTACTCCGGAGTGGGGAACATGACACAAGCAGGGCCTTCAACCCAAAGGCCAGGTCTGGTACATTGAGGGTGAGTAACATCGTAAATGGTGGTGGCCATGTGGTTCCACAAGACCCTATCAGGAGGCATGGTCGGCATACCCTTTTGGCCAAGGACGTCAGCCACATGCTCGAAGTACAGCTCTCGCGAATCAAAGCAGCCCATCCCACCAACGAAAACGCCTATTCCGGCCCAACCTGCCTCATACTTGGGAGGGTGCCGCAGCGGTTCGCGAGTGACGACAACATAATAGGTCAGGCTACCTCCCTTTAGGCTGAGGTCAGCAATCCGCTGCCTGAAGCCAAGGTCCAGGTGTTGCGGCCCAATCAGTTTGAGAAAGGTTTGCCTGATGTCGGTGGAGCTGATCACTGCCTTCTTGGCCCAGATTGTCTTTTCGCCGCAGGTGGCAGTCTCCCTCAGACGCACGCCCACTGCCGTACCGTCGTTGACGATGATCTCATCAACCGGACAGCAGGTACGCACAGTGACACCGTGAGCTATGGCGCAGCGCAGAATGGCGTGATAGTAACCGTGCATATTCCCTCGAGGGCCGACTGGCCTGGGCATGTAGGGCGGGGCGGGGGCTACTACGGAGGCCAGGGCGGGGATGGCCTGGCCCTGAAAGTGGCCGAAGGCTCCTGACATCAGGGCCTTGTACGCTTTATCCACCTTGAAAGGCTCAGTCTCACAATGCTCGTCGAGGAGATCGAACAGCGTCATCTCAAGCAGCTCTTTTGTCCAGACGTCGGGCTGGCGTTTCTTGTACACCTGCATGAAGGGGATGTTTTCAGGACTTAGCTCGACCTCTGGAGGGTGAGGAGGACAATAGTAGACGGCCCGGAGCAGTTCTGTGGTGAAGGGGGGCTGGCCGAGGAAACCACTCAGCTTCGCCCAGCCGTTTATGTCCTTTTTGGTTAACCCTGGCAACCCACTGGTAGTAAAGCACCTGGCGTCCTCCCACGACGGTTGCAAAGCTTGCCAGGCCTCTCTCGGGTTAGCATCCATGCGGAACCCATATTTCCAGAGTTCCAACTGCTCCCATCCTGGGGCTGCGCCCCCGTAGTTGCCGACAGCGTGGGGGGCCGTGCGTACCCCAGCCATCGGCTCAACGTTCTCCTGTGCTCCGCCACACTCAGGCCTTTCCTCCAACAAGCACACGCTCAGCCCGCACTTGGCCAAGTATGCTGCTGTGGTGGTGCCGTTGTGCCCTGCACCCACGATGACAACATCATATTTCTCGTTCGCAGCCATGTTCACCTCCTTGTCTCGCGTATTCACGGCTAAAGGCCAGTTGTGACCTCAGAAACAATCGCCCTGCCACATCTTAGCTCTCATCTTGGCCTCAGCGAGGTTTGGCTGATATCTTACCCCTTTCGGGGATATACCACGGCGACGGATACCACCAATCACCGGGTTCGGCCAGACCATCCTCAATCAGGATGTGCATTAGATTGTAGGGAATGGCCATCAAGCACAACCCGCCAGGATGACCAGAGGACTGATGGCAGAGGTAAAGCCTGTCGATGGGAGTGCGGTAGCGGGCCAGTTCCGGTAGAGGGCGTTCGTTCCACCACTGGTCCCGGCAATGGCGGATGCCGTACCATGAGCCGCCAAGCATGCCCGTGTTGCGTAGCTCTTCCTCGCGAGGAGTATTTGCCCAGTGGTGGACGATGTTGTCAGAATCAAGGTTTTCGAATACCAGGCTGAAGGCCTGGCGCATGTAAGCGTTCCACTTCTCCTTTTCCTTGTCCATGGCATCCGGGCCATTCACGTGGTATTCTGGTGTGGTCACGTAGACGCAAAAAGCGGCCTCCAGGTAGCGGTCGGGCCTGGTGCAAGGCGGGTGGGTTGGACTGAACACCTCCGAAGGCGCAGCCGCATTCCACAGTAACCTTTCAGGGGGCAATGTTGGGTTGCCTTGCCGAGACATCACGTCGGCTACGTTGTCAAAATAGATGTCCCGTGAGTCGCAGGG
Coding sequences:
- a CDS encoding NAD(P)/FAD-dependent oxidoreductase; this encodes MEGIVGKVFDEFPTESNWDVVVIGAGPNGLMTAAYLARAGAKVAIIERRYEVGGGLATEEILFPGYYSNMHAIYHMMVDYMPAIKDFNLDRHALVWIKPNLQMAMVFGDGSTLLLTRMLEDTVDSILKFSQKDAKAFGKHAHVWQRMMDEIVGPATYLPPKPSLDLIVSMQRTEIGRELLELNEKSPLQIMNECFENWKYDKWSYYTLHVVSTEMPKYQCDDPWANESFMTVIGFESTDQVVAHWKNVMKGKLDKNFGGHVTCESFWDPHLVRMPTGKVSFFQMHAPYDIEGGWEKRGQELQEATLDKWHKAAPNMKRESIMMLNGESPVDIEIRFPNMRRGGVKHGDYTPMQLGFNRPNIECSTSKTPIEGLYLCGASTYPGGMVTGGPGYIAANK
- a CDS encoding NAD(P)/FAD-dependent oxidoreductase, with the protein product MAANEKYDVVIVGAGHNGTTTAAYLAKCGLSVCLLEERPECGGAQENVEPMAGVRTAPHAVGNYGGAAPGWEQLELWKYGFRMDANPREAWQALQPSWEDARCFTTSGLPGLTKKDINGWAKLSGFLGQPPFTTELLRAVYYCPPHPPEVELSPENIPFMQVYKKRQPDVWTKELLEMTLFDLLDEHCETEPFKVDKAYKALMSGAFGHFQGQAIPALASVVAPAPPYMPRPVGPRGNMHGYYHAILRCAIAHGVTVRTCCPVDEIIVNDGTAVGVRLRETATCGEKTIWAKKAVISSTDIRQTFLKLIGPQHLDLGFRQRIADLSLKGGSLTYYVVVTREPLRHPPKYEAGWAGIGVFVGGMGCFDSRELYFEHVADVLGQKGMPTMPPDRVLWNHMATTIYDVTHPQCTRPGLWVEGPACVMFPTPEYQPDGHDAQHRKRAEILEYMRTVVSQYVENLNSDNVVAEFLETPYDQEFRNTGMLGGSWYGVRPCKDEWWNQRPLPELARYRTPIDGLYLGHQSSAHPGGLCIMAVAYNLMHTLIEDGIAEPGPWWYPSPWYIPQQGKKSARRP